CGCTATGCAGTCCTTAGCCGATGAGGCACAACGGATTTTTCGCATGCTGCGCTTTGAGCCAGCTGCACGCACGTCGGTAGAGGAGCTGACTGCTAGCTTCTCGCTGAACTAGAAACTCTAGTAAGTAATAGTCGGTAAAAGGGTCGTCACGCTGTTATTGGCGAGGAATAAAAAATTACTCGCTGATATTCATGAATTTATATTTATATATATATATTCTTCACTTCTACTAAATCCAAAGGATAGGGTTGAGGAGTATGTATAGGAAATGTTATTGTTACTCCTATGACGGCTTCTACTTCCCACTCTTCTGCTAGTACATTCGCTACCTCAACGTCCAGCAAATTATCGCGTCAACACCGCGCCTGGATTGCTCTTTATGCCTTATACTCCGGCGGATGGAACCTTGCTGATGCCCTACGTCTGAATGAAGTTACCGAAGCTGATCTAACTGAGTTTGAGCCTAGCTGGCTGCGCTTACGTTTCCGCCACGTAACCACGGCAATGGTTGCTTAGTTACAAGCAACAGCAGCATCTCTAACTAAAACGAGAGACGTAGGCTAGCTAGCTTCCCAGTTTTGCAGAGCTTGCAATAAAGCGTGAGACGCCGAAGCGAGAGAAACACCTGCTACCCAAGTTAATGGGCGCAGGGCAGCCACGTTGGCAGTAAAAGCCGCTTCCGCTTCTAGCAGTTCGCTAGGTTGGTACAGCCCTTCCGTGCATGGAATGCCATGGGCTTGTGCAACCTCTAGTAAATGCGCTCGTCGCACGCCAGCCACGCACCCCGTAGTCAGCGCTGGCGTGTACAGGTGCCCCGCTCGAATCCAAAAAATAGCTGCTGCTCCAGCCTCCGCAACGTGGCCCGCAGGATCTAGCAGTAACAGCTCATCAAGGCCGCGACGCTGCCGCTCCCGACCTGCTAGCACGTACGTCAGAGCGTTAGGGCCCTTGCAGAAAGCCCACGCTGAAGGATGCGTGCGTACTGTTTCGGCAAAATCGGCTTGGGCGACAGGCGCTGCATGCAGTACGAAGGGTTGCGCAGTCACCAGAAATTCTGCGGTGTTTGATTCAGGTGTGTAAAGGCCGCTGCCACCGCGCCATATTTGCAGCCGCACGCGCGCTTGCGAAAGGCCGTTTGCCGCTAAAAGTGACCGAAACAGACCTTGCAGCGAAGCTAGGTTGCGCAAAGTTTCGGGTAGTTCTAAGCCCAGCACAGCGGCTGCGCACTGCATGCGCGCTACATGATGCCCCCCATAGCGAATCGCATCCTCCGCCCAGATCAGCGTTTCAAAAAAGCCGTCGTTGAAGTAGAAGCCGCGGTTTGGTAAAGCCAGGGTAAGTTCCTGCTGCGCTGTTAGGCGGCCGTTAAGGAGCACGTACATAAGCTAGATCAACACATACTTTTTGCCCGGCAATGATTTCACTACGTTCCTGAATTCTAGGCCGAGTAGGAAGGAGGCTACTTGATGGACTGGCAGTTGCGCTTTCCAAGCTAGGTTATCAAGGTGCTCTTCGCGGTTAGTGGCTGTTTGCAGCACGGTGATGATGGCAAACTCTTCACCGGTAAAATCAGCCGCGTCGTAGGTAGGAGTGGGGGCGAATTTACCGTGTTGGTGCAGGGCCTCATCCCAGTTGAGCAACTCTTCTAGGTCTTTAGGCTCGGCGTAGAGCGCAGCTTTGTTGCTCTTAATGAGGTGATTGCAGCCGGCCGAAGTTGGGTTGCTAAGGTTGCCTGGTACGGCCAGCAAATCTTTGTTATAGCTTAGTGCAATTTCGGCCGTAATTAGGGCGCCGCCTTTGTGGTTGGCCTCTACCACGACCACGCCATCCGCCAGCCCGGCAATAATGCGGTTGCGTGCCGGAAAGTTGTAGCGGTCGGGTTGGGTGCCGAAGGCAAACTCGGTGAGCAGGCCGCCCTGCTCGCGCATCTTCTCAGCCGTTTTGCGGTGGGCGTGAGGGTATATAATGTCAAGCCCTGTAGCCATGACGCCGATGGTTGACAGTCCTTCCTGTAAAGCTGCTCGGTGCGCCGTAATGTCGATGCCATAGGCTAGCCCACTGATAACGAGTGGCTGGTGCGGTACCAAACCTTTCACGATGCGCTCGGTTTGCTCGCGCCCGTAGTCCGTTGCCTGGCGCGTACCGACGAGCGCCACCGTTTTGGCTTGGTTCAGGTCGCTGGTACCTTGGTAATAGAGCAAGGCCGGCGCGTCCGGAATTTGCTTGAGGCGGCTAGGGTAGGATTTGCTCGTGTAAAAGAGCAGCTGCACGCCATCTTGCTCGGCCTTCTTAAGTGCATTTTCTGCCTTACGCAAAGCTAGGGTGCGCTCAGCGCCGGTTAGGTTTGCAACCGTAGTTGGTCCTACGCCCGGAATCTTGCGCAGCTTGCCCGGGGGCAGGTGGAGCACGTTCTTGGCAGAGCCACCGTAACTCATAAGCTGCCGCGTGAGCTGCGGCCCAATGCCGGGGAAAAGAGTAAGTGCGACTTCGTAGAGTAAGGTATCGTTGAGAGTAGAAATAGACATGGTAATAAGTAAACTAGACGTTAATCTTCGACAAGACGATAAGGGTAATACTTAATGCCAATCAATAACCTGAAAATCAGTAAGCAAACGGCATGGTTTATTTTGTGCATCCAAGCCAATGTAAGTAGCATAGGAACCATCACCCCAGCCAGTTGAAAACGTAGCTAGCGTATCGCCATTTGCGGCATACAATAGTCCTGGTAAAGGCGAGTCACTATCTAGCTTAAAGCTGTTGATAAACAGCTTTTCAGAAGCTGACTGATCTGACGATAAATACTGATTAAACGTATGAATGTGAGCCGCATCCATGAAAAGCGCTATTCCTGCATCTACCGAATAGCCATAGTATGTCTCACCAGTAATAGGTAGCAGTTCTTGCCCATTGACCAAGGCCATTTGCCATGTAGCCACAGGTTCGTTTGAGAACACAACTCTAGCAAATGCTACTCGTGCATCATTATCAAAATGTGCTATTGCTAACTCGACAGGAAAACGCCCGTGAGGGAATATTGTCGTAAAGGGGGTATCTCGTAGTGCCACTGGATCAGTAGCAACGATCCGACCAGAAGAGACAGGTAAGTTGCCGAGAAAACGTTGATCTAAGTGTAGCGTTATGCTATCCTGCTGTATTTGTATGTTCGGAAAGAAACTACTTTCAAATAGGATGGGCCGCGCTGTAACTTGATAGGGTTGGCACTTTATCGTTGGTTGAATTGGTGCAATAACACCGCTTTCGTAAAGGTTAAATTTGTTTTTGTCCTGACTGCAGGAAATAAAAAGGACGCTTGCTAGAAGCAGCAAGACATACAAAGAGCGCATAATAACTAACACAAATAATACGGGTACAAACCGAATGCCCTGGCACTAATTACTAGGTGACA
This Hymenobacter sp. GOD-10R DNA region includes the following protein-coding sequences:
- a CDS encoding aminotransferase class IV, with amino-acid sequence MYVLLNGRLTAQQELTLALPNRGFYFNDGFFETLIWAEDAIRYGGHHVARMQCAAAVLGLELPETLRNLASLQGLFRSLLAANGLSQARVRLQIWRGGSGLYTPESNTAEFLVTAQPFVLHAAPVAQADFAETVRTHPSAWAFCKGPNALTYVLAGRERQRRGLDELLLLDPAGHVAEAGAAAIFWIRAGHLYTPALTTGCVAGVRRAHLLEVAQAHGIPCTEGLYQPSELLEAEAAFTANVAALRPLTWVAGVSLASASHALLQALQNWEAS
- the dprA gene encoding DNA-processing protein DprA, whose product is MSISTLNDTLLYEVALTLFPGIGPQLTRQLMSYGGSAKNVLHLPPGKLRKIPGVGPTTVANLTGAERTLALRKAENALKKAEQDGVQLLFYTSKSYPSRLKQIPDAPALLYYQGTSDLNQAKTVALVGTRQATDYGREQTERIVKGLVPHQPLVISGLAYGIDITAHRAALQEGLSTIGVMATGLDIIYPHAHRKTAEKMREQGGLLTEFAFGTQPDRYNFPARNRIIAGLADGVVVVEANHKGGALITAEIALSYNKDLLAVPGNLSNPTSAGCNHLIKSNKAALYAEPKDLEELLNWDEALHQHGKFAPTPTYDAADFTGEEFAIITVLQTATNREEHLDNLAWKAQLPVHQVASFLLGLEFRNVVKSLPGKKYVLI
- a CDS encoding DUF4241 domain-containing protein, with translation MRSLYVLLLLASVLFISCSQDKNKFNLYESGVIAPIQPTIKCQPYQVTARPILFESSFFPNIQIQQDSITLHLDQRFLGNLPVSSGRIVATDPVALRDTPFTTIFPHGRFPVELAIAHFDNDARVAFARVVFSNEPVATWQMALVNGQELLPITGETYYGYSVDAGIALFMDAAHIHTFNQYLSSDQSASEKLFINSFKLDSDSPLPGLLYAANGDTLATFSTGWGDGSYATYIGLDAQNKPCRLLTDFQVIDWH